The DNA segment AAGCTTCACAACGCCAAGATATTCGAGATGCACGACTAGAGGTGACTATGAATGACTAGAAAATCTGTAGCAGCTTTCACCCCCTCGTGCCCCGGGTCCCGTTTCCCCTCCGTTCACGCGATCGCGGGGCCGGTGTTCAGCCCGCCGCCGGCGTTCAGGCGGCCTGCTGGAGGTCGAGGCGGGCTCCGAACTCCCGGACCACCGCCTCGTCCCGGAACGGCTCCAGTCGCTGCTGGAGGTCCTCCAGATACTCGGCGCCCCGGTTGGAGCGGAGCGTCTCCAGCAGCTCCACCGCCTTCAGGCCGGTGCTGCACGCCCGCTCGATCTCGCGCTGCTGCACATGGGCCGAGGCGAGCAGCACATAGCCGATGGCGCGGCGCCGGGCACGGGACTCGGGGTGCCCGGCCAGCGACTGCTCGGCGTACCGGGCCGCCGCCTCGGGCTGGCCCAGGTCGCGGTGGCAGTGCGCCAGCTCGTCGGCGAGATAGGCCTCGTCGAAGTGGGAGATCCACACCGGGTCGTCCCCCGAGGCCGCGTCCGCCTGCTCCATCGCCGAGATCGCCCGCCCGGAGGCCGCGTGCGCGGAGCGGGTGTCGCCGAGCAGCGCGTGCCCGCGGGCCTCGGCCGCGTGGAACATCGCCTCCGCGCGCGGCGTGACCCGCCCCCGCGCCCCTTCCTGCGCGGCCCGCGCCAGCTGGGCGATCTCGCGGGGGTTGCCGAGCTGGGCGGCCAGGTGGCTCATGGAGGCGGCCAGCACATAGCCGCCGTAGCCGCGGTCGCCGGCCGCCTGCGCCAGCCGCAGGGACTGGATGTAGTAGCGCTGGGCGAGTCCGGGCTGCCCGGTGTCGACCGCCATGTACCCGGCCAGTTCGGTCAGCCGGGCGACCGTGGCGAACAGCTCGCGCCCGACCGCCTCCCGGTACGACCCCGCGAGCAGTCCGGAGACGACGCTGTTGAGGTAGTGCACGACGACCGGCCGCACATGCCCGCTGCCGTAGGTGTGGTCGAGGTCCACCAGCGCCTGCGTCATGGACCGCACGGCCGCCACGTCGGACAGGCCCACGCGCGGGCCGGCCTGCCGGGCCACCTGGGCGTCCGGCATGGAGATCAGCCAGTCCCGGCTTGGCTCGACCAGCGCCGAGGCGGCGACGGAGGAGCCGGACAGGAAGTCCCGCCGGCCCACGTCGCTGCGCCACAGCTCGCAGACCTGCTCGATGGCGCCCAGCACGGTCGGCGAGAACTGCAGGCCGACCCCCGAGGCGAGGTTCTTGCCGTTGGCCATGCCGATCTCGTCGATGGTGACCGTACGGCCGAGCTTGCGGCCGAGCGCCTCCGCGATGATCGCCGGTGCCCGGCCGCGCGGCTGCTGGCCGCGCAGCCAGCGGGCCACGGACGTCTTGTCGTAGCGCAGGTCGAGACCGTGCTCGGCGCCGCACATGTTGACCCGCCGGGCCAGCCCGGCGTTCGAGCATCCCGCTTCCTGGATGAGTGCCTGCAGCCGTTCGTTGGGCTGCCTCGCCACGAGAGGCCTTGCGGCCATGAGCTACCCCCTGCGAACCCCTGGAGCGTAAAGACCCTTCGGGAAAAATCCGGTCATGAAGATCGATGCCCAGTTGACATACCGTCAATGCGCGACATGTGCGGTTTGCCGGGGTAAAGACGACTGGCGTGCCCTTCTTGGCTACCCACCGCACGCCCCTCATCCCCCCGCGCGCCCCCGGACGTGCATCCATGCGCCCCGACTGCCGAGCCGATGCCCCTGTCTCGCGCGCGCCACGGCCGTAACCCCGGGTGGGTGCGGAAGTTGAGTGGGCGTGGAAGAGACGATCGCCGGCACCGAAGCCGCCCAGATTCCGCAGCAGCGCGGGGAATCGCTGCTGGAGACCGCCGTACGGTACGCCGAGGAGCGGCACTGGGACGTGTTCCCGGGCTCCTGGCTGGAAGCCGTCGACGGGGCGCCGCGCTGCTCGTGCGGCGACGCCTCCTGCCCCGCGCCCGGCGCGCATCCCACCCGTCCCGACTGGGCGACGCAGGCGACCGGCAGCGCGACCGTCGCACGCCGCGTGTGGCACAAGCAGCCGGCCGCGTCGATCCTGCTGCCGACGGGGCGTACGTTCGACGCGTTGTCGGTGCCGGAGAGTGCCGGTTTTCTTGCGCTGGCCCGGATGGAGCGGATGGAACTGACGCTCGGACCGGTGACGTTGACGCCGGACCGGCGCATGCAGTTCTTCGTGCTGCCGGGGGGCTCGCCGAAGATTCCGGAGCTGGTGCGGAGGCTGGGGTGGACGCCGGCGTCGCTCGACCTCGTGCCGCTGGGCGAGGGAAGTTACGTGGCCGCTCCGCCGACCCGGTTCGGCTCCCGGGGCGCGGTGCAGTGGGCCTGCCGGCCCACCCCGGCGAACCGGTGGCTGCCGGACGCCGAGGAGTTGATCTCTCCGCTCGCCTACGCGTGCGGCCGGGACAGGTGACGCGCGCCGGTCGGGGCACGTGACGGGGGTGGCCGCAAGCGCGTGACGCGGCGGGGTCGGGACGCGTGCCGTGCGCGGCCGGGGCACGTGACGATGCGGGGTCTTCACACCTCTGAAAGCGGGTTCCCCGCGCCCCTGAGGACATCGCCGCCGTCGTACTGTTTCCCCATGACCGAGGCTGCGGTGCGTGTGCGAGGGCTCTGGAAACGGTTCGGGCAACAGGTCGCCGTCGGGGGGATCGATCTCGATCTGCCCGCGGGAAGGTTCATCGGGCTGGTCGGGCCCAACGGGGCGGGTAAGACCACCACGTTGTCCATGGTGACCGGGCTGCTGCGGCCCGACCACGGGACCGTCGAGGTCGTCGGACACGACGTGTGGCGGGACCCGGTGGCCGTCAAGGCCCGGATCGGGGTACTGCCCGAGGGACTGCGGCTGTTCGAGCGGCTGTCGGGGCGGGAACTGCTCGGCTACTCGGGACGCCTGCGGGGGCTGCCCGGCGCCGAGGTCGACAAGCGCGCCGCCCAGTTGCTGGACGTACTCGATCTCGCCGGTGCCCAGCACAAGCTCGTCGTCGACTACTCGACCGGCATGCGCAAGAAGATCGGACTCGCGGCCGCTCTCCTCCACAATCCCGAAGTCCTCTTCCTCGACGAGCCGTTCGAGGGCGTCGACCCGGTGTCCGCGCAGACCATCCGCGGGGTGCTGGAGCGGTACACCGCTTCCGGCGCCACCGTCGTGTTCTCCTCGCACGTCATGGAGCTGGTCGAGTCGCTGTGCGACTGGGTGGCCGTGATGGCGGCGGGGCGCATCCGCGCGGCGGGCCCGCTGGCCGAGGTGCGCGGAACGCACCCCACCCTCCAGGGATCGTTCCTCGAACTCGTGGGCGCCGGCGGCCGGGACGCCGCCTCCGACCTGGACTGGCTGGGCGGCGGAGCGACCCGATGACACACCCGTCCACCGCTCCGGACCCGACCTCCACCACG comes from the Streptomyces sp. NBC_00820 genome and includes:
- a CDS encoding transcriptional regulator, which gives rise to MAARPLVARQPNERLQALIQEAGCSNAGLARRVNMCGAEHGLDLRYDKTSVARWLRGQQPRGRAPAIIAEALGRKLGRTVTIDEIGMANGKNLASGVGLQFSPTVLGAIEQVCELWRSDVGRRDFLSGSSVAASALVEPSRDWLISMPDAQVARQAGPRVGLSDVAAVRSMTQALVDLDHTYGSGHVRPVVVHYLNSVVSGLLAGSYREAVGRELFATVARLTELAGYMAVDTGQPGLAQRYYIQSLRLAQAAGDRGYGGYVLAASMSHLAAQLGNPREIAQLARAAQEGARGRVTPRAEAMFHAAEARGHALLGDTRSAHAASGRAISAMEQADAASGDDPVWISHFDEAYLADELAHCHRDLGQPEAAARYAEQSLAGHPESRARRRAIGYVLLASAHVQQREIERACSTGLKAVELLETLRSNRGAEYLEDLQQRLEPFRDEAVVREFGARLDLQQAA
- a CDS encoding ABC transporter ATP-binding protein; this translates as MTEAAVRVRGLWKRFGQQVAVGGIDLDLPAGRFIGLVGPNGAGKTTTLSMVTGLLRPDHGTVEVVGHDVWRDPVAVKARIGVLPEGLRLFERLSGRELLGYSGRLRGLPGAEVDKRAAQLLDVLDLAGAQHKLVVDYSTGMRKKIGLAAALLHNPEVLFLDEPFEGVDPVSAQTIRGVLERYTASGATVVFSSHVMELVESLCDWVAVMAAGRIRAAGPLAEVRGTHPTLQGSFLELVGAGGRDAASDLDWLGGGATR
- a CDS encoding bifunctional DNA primase/polymerase; translated protein: MEETIAGTEAAQIPQQRGESLLETAVRYAEERHWDVFPGSWLEAVDGAPRCSCGDASCPAPGAHPTRPDWATQATGSATVARRVWHKQPAASILLPTGRTFDALSVPESAGFLALARMERMELTLGPVTLTPDRRMQFFVLPGGSPKIPELVRRLGWTPASLDLVPLGEGSYVAAPPTRFGSRGAVQWACRPTPANRWLPDAEELISPLAYACGRDR